A DNA window from Pseudoalteromonas marina contains the following coding sequences:
- a CDS encoding lytic murein transglycosylase: MIKKLAVVLCGLCLSSSVVAKTQAEFKDYLVNLKEEAIAKGYETSLIDSAFATATYKEKVVSADKNQPEVKETLETYLPKRVPQWKIDRARKLYAENKDILEQVAKEFGVQARFIVALWGLESNFGTIQGGHNVISSLVTLAFDGRREALYKRQLWAALDILKSGHITLDKFKGSWAGAMGQTQFMPTSFNAYAIDYNNDGRKDIWTTKEDAFASIANYLKQEGWNDSLTWGRQVMLPDNFDNKYILVRGTKTRKQWLEYWNDSERSLDEWQALGVRRADGTALPNVDVRAALVMPDDINGRMFLAYDNYKVLMHWNRSYYFATSVGYLSDRIGYPKI, encoded by the coding sequence TTAAAGATTACTTAGTAAACCTAAAAGAAGAAGCAATCGCAAAAGGCTACGAAACGTCGTTAATTGATAGTGCATTTGCGACTGCGACGTATAAAGAGAAAGTGGTATCAGCTGATAAAAACCAGCCAGAAGTGAAAGAAACACTCGAGACCTATTTACCAAAACGTGTACCACAATGGAAAATTGACCGTGCTCGTAAACTTTATGCTGAGAACAAAGATATTCTTGAGCAAGTAGCTAAAGAGTTTGGCGTACAAGCACGCTTTATAGTCGCTTTATGGGGTCTTGAAAGTAACTTTGGTACTATTCAAGGCGGTCACAATGTTATTTCATCATTAGTGACACTTGCCTTTGATGGCCGCCGTGAAGCACTTTATAAACGCCAGTTGTGGGCGGCTTTAGACATTTTAAAATCGGGTCATATTACTTTAGACAAGTTTAAAGGTTCTTGGGCTGGGGCTATGGGGCAAACTCAATTTATGCCAACGTCTTTTAATGCTTATGCAATTGATTATAACAATGATGGTCGCAAAGATATTTGGACTACAAAAGAAGATGCGTTTGCTTCAATTGCTAATTATTTAAAGCAAGAAGGGTGGAACGACTCATTAACTTGGGGTCGTCAAGTTATGCTTCCTGATAACTTTGACAATAAATATATTTTAGTTCGTGGTACTAAAACACGTAAACAATGGCTTGAGTATTGGAATGATTCTGAGCGTTCACTCGATGAGTGGCAGGCTTTAGGGGTGAGAAGAGCAGACGGTACTGCGTTGCCTAACGTTGATGTACGAGCAGCACTGGTTATGCCTGATGATATCAACGGCCGTATGTTTTTGGCCTATGATAATTACAAAGTGTTAATGCATTGGAACCGTTCTTATTACTTTGCAACGAGTGTGGGTTATTTGTCTGATAGAATCGGATACCCAAAAATATAG
- a CDS encoding GbsR/MarR family transcriptional regulator: MTLSEKNFTFVMHCGEMGSRWGFNRTIGQMCGLLIITKNPMTANEIADSLSISRGNVSMGIKELQSWQLIKVQHIPGDRKEYYAPAGDIWDMANRVFEERKKREIDPTLSLLRDNLLDEANNEEEVYAQKQMEEIHNLLETVTKWSSELQRLTPEQLNKLMKLGSGIGKVIDLKDKIFKKE, from the coding sequence ATGACTTTATCTGAAAAGAATTTTACCTTTGTGATGCATTGTGGCGAAATGGGCAGCCGTTGGGGCTTTAACCGTACAATAGGCCAAATGTGTGGTTTACTAATCATTACTAAAAACCCGATGACAGCGAATGAAATTGCCGACTCACTAAGTATCTCTCGTGGTAATGTAAGTATGGGCATAAAAGAGCTGCAATCTTGGCAATTAATTAAAGTTCAGCACATTCCGGGTGATCGTAAAGAGTATTATGCGCCTGCAGGCGATATTTGGGATATGGCTAATCGAGTATTTGAAGAGCGAAAAAAACGTGAAATCGATCCAACGCTCAGCCTTTTGCGAGATAACTTACTCGACGAAGCGAATAACGAAGAAGAAGTGTATGCCCAAAAGCAAATGGAAGAAATTCACAACCTACTTGAAACGGTCACTAAATGGTCGTCTGAGTTACAGCGTTTAACTCCCGAGCAGCTCAACAAACTTATGAAACTGGGATCAGGAATTGGCAAGGTCATCGATTTAAAAGACAAAATTTTTAAAAAAGAATAA
- a CDS encoding TonB-dependent receptor has product MKKFKYSLLTLACLNGQAALATTTAEQDIEHISVYQKQNQVVMSSGLATKSDMSLMETPAPVVIIDRELMESQGVDSLQDLVRNVSGLTQAGNNYGIGDNLVIRGLDANYTYDGMYGGAGLGNTFNPTRSLTNVESVEVLKGPATGLYGIGSAGGVINLIEKKPEFEEKHKVALELSQWDSYSLAFDSTNALSENLAYRVMAKTASSDGFRDLKEERDEIYTSLKYVLNDKQDVMLSAAYIKDSIAVDSIGHPIRIYNAETANGLTAGEVTAADLVNDPTGNGLQLTSEQQLQLANSLSATDGLTPYDFGTNGIISPMADDNEGEELRFKLTHNYFITDDLFLNQQLQYRNYTSSFARQTGAFNYVYSTRSGVINQDPRAPLVENDVLYPFAARRQEYRQVEADEKSWQYFLDLRYDFEIGDIDNELLVNANYEDRDIGFKQYSIYDSDKVIYDTDGNVLYQGALPYIYDMRQPNWPIGGFDDYDPLKTSDYNKKVQAWGMGLQHVGYINDSLTTRIGVAYNRIKQSYEHNGVDERYSSSRAEPTPEANTSDSGLTYNLGATYQPTEDFSVFVNHSKGRTAYSVLGSVAGNEADREDSESISNDLGFRYKAFDDQLLATLVVFESARTNLEYSNPLYEAGVSGPDIVESYFDGEEQTKGVELDLNAYLNEQWKINVNGVYQDARDKSNPNSSAYDTRQKGVPYVTASTWVTYYANIFNLPESVNISGGITFVDNRSTNSSSFSIPDGYVPGYTVYDAAISYTTKQWNMQLNLNNLFNKQYYSKAMFLGGMPGEERNAKLSFSYTL; this is encoded by the coding sequence ATGAAAAAGTTTAAATACTCACTCCTCACCCTTGCTTGTTTAAATGGACAAGCCGCTTTAGCAACAACCACTGCAGAACAAGATATTGAACACATAAGTGTTTATCAAAAACAAAATCAAGTTGTTATGAGTTCGGGTCTTGCCACAAAGTCAGATATGTCCTTAATGGAAACCCCTGCTCCTGTTGTTATTATTGATCGTGAATTAATGGAATCACAGGGCGTAGACAGCCTACAAGATCTTGTCCGTAATGTGAGTGGTTTAACCCAAGCGGGTAATAATTATGGTATTGGCGATAACCTGGTTATTCGCGGTCTTGACGCCAATTACACTTATGATGGTATGTATGGGGGAGCTGGACTTGGAAACACCTTTAATCCAACTCGCTCATTAACCAATGTTGAGTCGGTTGAAGTGTTAAAAGGCCCAGCTACAGGTTTATATGGTATTGGTAGCGCTGGTGGTGTAATTAATTTAATTGAAAAAAAACCTGAATTTGAAGAAAAGCATAAAGTCGCTTTAGAGCTTAGTCAATGGGACAGCTACTCTCTTGCGTTTGACAGCACAAATGCACTTAGCGAGAACTTAGCGTATCGCGTAATGGCTAAAACAGCATCAAGCGATGGCTTTCGTGATTTAAAAGAAGAGCGTGATGAAATTTATACATCACTTAAGTATGTGTTAAACGATAAACAAGACGTTATGCTCTCTGCTGCCTATATTAAGGATTCAATTGCTGTTGACTCAATTGGCCACCCTATTCGCATATACAACGCAGAGACAGCGAATGGCTTAACTGCTGGTGAAGTAACCGCTGCAGACTTAGTAAATGATCCGACAGGCAATGGCTTACAACTGACAAGTGAACAGCAATTACAATTAGCGAACTCTCTTTCTGCAACAGATGGTTTAACACCCTATGACTTTGGTACCAATGGGATTATTTCACCAATGGCCGATGATAATGAAGGTGAAGAATTACGATTTAAGCTTACGCATAATTACTTTATCACTGATGACTTATTCTTAAACCAGCAACTACAGTACCGTAATTACACATCAAGCTTTGCTCGTCAAACAGGGGCTTTTAATTACGTGTACTCAACTCGCAGTGGCGTTATTAATCAAGACCCTCGTGCTCCTTTAGTTGAAAATGATGTACTTTATCCATTTGCAGCTAGGCGCCAAGAGTATCGCCAAGTAGAAGCAGATGAAAAATCATGGCAGTACTTTTTAGATTTAAGATACGACTTTGAGATAGGCGATATTGATAACGAACTCTTAGTTAATGCAAATTATGAAGACCGAGATATTGGTTTCAAACAATACTCTATTTATGACAGCGATAAAGTAATTTACGACACCGATGGTAATGTGCTTTATCAAGGTGCTTTACCCTATATCTATGACATGAGGCAACCAAATTGGCCAATCGGTGGCTTTGACGATTACGACCCACTAAAAACGAGTGATTATAATAAAAAGGTTCAAGCATGGGGAATGGGCCTTCAGCATGTAGGCTATATTAATGACTCACTTACTACACGCATAGGAGTCGCCTATAACCGTATTAAGCAGAGCTACGAACATAATGGTGTAGATGAACGTTACAGTTCAAGCCGTGCAGAGCCAACCCCTGAGGCAAACACATCTGATTCAGGTTTAACCTATAATTTAGGTGCTACTTATCAGCCTACTGAAGATTTTTCTGTGTTTGTTAATCACTCTAAAGGCCGAACCGCATACAGTGTATTAGGCTCTGTTGCTGGTAACGAAGCAGATAGAGAAGACTCAGAGTCAATAAGTAATGACTTAGGCTTTAGGTATAAAGCATTTGACGACCAGCTACTAGCTACTTTAGTTGTGTTTGAAAGCGCTCGTACAAATCTTGAATACAGTAACCCACTGTATGAAGCTGGTGTGTCTGGCCCTGATATAGTAGAAAGCTACTTTGATGGCGAAGAGCAAACCAAAGGCGTTGAGCTTGATTTAAATGCGTATTTAAATGAGCAGTGGAAAATAAATGTTAACGGCGTATATCAAGACGCGCGTGATAAATCTAACCCCAATAGTAGCGCTTACGACACTCGTCAAAAAGGGGTGCCTTATGTAACTGCAAGCACATGGGTTACTTACTATGCAAACATATTTAATTTACCCGAGTCAGTTAATATTAGTGGGGGTATTACTTTCGTTGATAACAGAAGTACTAACTCAAGTTCATTTAGTATTCCTGATGGCTATGTACCTGGCTACACTGTTTACGATGCTGCAATTTCGTATACAACTAAACAGTGGAACATGCAGCTTAATTTAAACAACCTATTTAACAAACAGTATTATTCTAAAGCGATGTTTTTAGGCGGTATGCCAGGTGAAGAGCGTAATGCTAAATTAAGTTTTAGTTACACACTTTAG
- a CDS encoding metal-dependent hydrolase family protein has translation MKKHLLSASIAILCLSSLPAQAVTYISAKAMLDVENGTLIQSPLITIDDGVITSIERNKKPQLGKNDELINLPQLTLVPGLMDMHVHLTSDPTVSRSERLGQSIPRMAVKSAYFAKKTLEAGFTTVRNVGADGYSVIAVRDGINAGDIVGPRIWAAGPSLGITGGHCDNNRLPPELKYTSAGVADGPWAVRTKVRENIKYGANAIKFCATGGVFSKGTKVGVQQYSLEEMKAIVEEAHMRDLPVAAHAHGTSGIKTAIIAGVDSVEHASFLDDEAIALAKEHGTWLSMDIYNTEYTLSFGEQNGVDEENLNKERQVSKKQRDSFSRAVKAGVNMVFGTDAAIYPHGDNAKQFSRMVEFGMTELQAIQSATINSAKLLKMHNKLGQIKTGYAADIIAVEGNPLENISTLEQIPFVMKAGIVYKTEK, from the coding sequence GTGAAAAAGCACCTATTATCAGCCTCAATAGCCATATTATGTTTGAGCAGTCTACCTGCCCAGGCAGTCACCTACATTTCTGCAAAAGCCATGTTAGATGTAGAGAATGGCACACTCATTCAATCGCCATTAATTACTATTGATGATGGTGTGATCACCTCAATAGAACGTAATAAAAAGCCGCAACTAGGTAAAAATGATGAACTTATTAACCTGCCACAGTTAACACTAGTCCCTGGATTGATGGACATGCATGTACACTTAACGAGTGATCCTACTGTTTCTCGTAGTGAGCGCTTGGGTCAATCAATCCCACGCATGGCAGTTAAATCAGCTTATTTTGCTAAAAAGACCCTTGAAGCAGGTTTTACTACCGTAAGAAATGTAGGCGCAGATGGTTATAGCGTTATTGCGGTGCGGGACGGTATTAATGCGGGTGACATTGTAGGTCCACGAATTTGGGCTGCAGGTCCTTCACTGGGTATAACTGGCGGGCACTGTGACAATAACCGTTTACCGCCTGAGCTAAAATATACTTCAGCAGGTGTTGCAGACGGACCATGGGCGGTTAGAACAAAAGTACGTGAAAACATAAAGTATGGTGCAAACGCTATAAAGTTTTGTGCTACAGGTGGTGTTTTTTCAAAGGGTACCAAAGTAGGTGTACAACAATATTCGCTTGAAGAAATGAAAGCCATTGTTGAAGAAGCGCACATGCGCGACCTGCCCGTTGCAGCACATGCACACGGCACAAGCGGCATAAAAACAGCCATCATCGCAGGTGTTGACAGCGTAGAACACGCAAGCTTTTTAGACGATGAAGCCATAGCCCTGGCTAAAGAACATGGCACTTGGCTTTCTATGGATATATACAACACAGAATACACATTAAGCTTTGGCGAACAAAATGGTGTAGACGAAGAAAACCTAAACAAAGAACGCCAAGTTTCTAAAAAACAAAGAGATAGCTTTAGCCGAGCTGTGAAAGCTGGTGTGAACATGGTATTTGGAACCGACGCTGCCATCTACCCACATGGTGATAATGCAAAGCAATTTTCACGTATGGTTGAATTTGGCATGACTGAACTGCAAGCTATTCAATCAGCGACCATTAACAGCGCTAAACTGCTGAAAATGCATAACAAACTAGGGCAAATAAAAACGGGATATGCCGCCGATATTATCGCTGTTGAAGGAAACCCATTAGAGAACATTTCAACATTAGAGCAAATACCGTTTGTGATGAAAGCTGGTATTGTTTATAAAACTGAAAAATAA
- a CDS encoding DUF885 domain-containing protein yields MKLLKLALVATSVIGALMGCSSTTSQQNNSKPVSSSINAVVSELSAEQQLDVLADQYYNESLAFSPIMATYSGKNEFNDQFTPAISATNRNKKAVFYKKYQQRLAYIDSQQLTGQALLSYEILKRDLALNLEGMQFPSYFLPINQMSGAHNVFAGFGSGQSAQPFKTVQDYDNFLKRSDGYIKWLKSVELSMAEGIKQNIVLPLPLAKKLAPQFSAHVVNKAEDSLFWGPIKNLPNSFTVEQKQEITAQYRDLIMKQLVPAYQSMHTFLINDYIPSSRVSVGYSDFTNGKAWYEYQIKKNTTLNLSADEIHNIGLSEVSRILSEMKKVKHTVGFDGDLPAFFTHLRDSDEFYFNTADELIEAYENVKKKIDARVPQLFDVAPKAPYIVKPVEAYRAQSAAGASYAAPAPDGSRPGIFYINTFNLKAQPKFLLETLSIHEAAPGHHFQIALQQEIDGLPDFRKFGGYTVFAEGWALYAESLGKELGLFTDPYMWYGRLADEQLRAMRLVLDTGFHAKGWTREQGIQYMLANSSMAESDVVAEVERYIAWPGQALSYKLGEFKIKELRDYCKKELGSQFDIKAFHTQILIDGALPMPILEKKIKRWVKTQR; encoded by the coding sequence ATGAAATTATTAAAATTAGCACTGGTCGCTACTTCAGTGATAGGTGCGCTAATGGGGTGTAGTAGCACAACGTCTCAACAAAATAATAGTAAACCGGTTTCATCATCTATAAATGCTGTGGTTTCAGAATTATCTGCCGAGCAGCAATTAGACGTGCTTGCTGACCAATACTACAACGAGTCGCTTGCATTTTCGCCAATAATGGCAACATATAGCGGTAAAAATGAATTTAATGATCAGTTCACTCCTGCAATTTCAGCGACAAATCGTAACAAAAAGGCGGTTTTTTATAAAAAGTATCAACAACGCCTTGCTTACATTGATTCACAACAATTAACAGGGCAAGCGTTATTAAGTTATGAGATTTTAAAACGTGACCTTGCACTTAACCTCGAGGGGATGCAATTTCCAAGCTACTTTCTGCCTATTAATCAAATGTCGGGAGCACATAATGTGTTTGCTGGATTTGGCTCTGGGCAAAGTGCACAACCTTTTAAAACAGTACAGGATTACGATAATTTTTTAAAACGTAGTGATGGCTATATCAAATGGCTTAAAAGTGTTGAGCTTTCTATGGCTGAAGGTATAAAACAAAATATTGTTTTACCTTTGCCACTTGCAAAAAAGTTAGCCCCACAATTTAGTGCGCATGTTGTAAATAAGGCTGAAGATTCACTGTTTTGGGGACCTATAAAAAACTTACCAAATTCGTTTACAGTTGAGCAAAAACAAGAAATAACAGCGCAATACCGCGATTTAATCATGAAGCAATTAGTGCCGGCTTATCAAAGCATGCACACATTTTTAATTAACGATTATATACCTAGTAGTCGTGTGTCAGTAGGCTACAGTGATTTTACTAATGGTAAAGCTTGGTACGAATACCAAATAAAGAAAAACACAACGCTTAACTTATCTGCTGACGAAATTCACAATATTGGTTTAAGCGAAGTATCACGTATTTTAAGCGAAATGAAAAAGGTAAAACATACCGTTGGCTTTGACGGCGATTTGCCCGCATTTTTTACCCACTTGCGTGATTCAGATGAGTTCTACTTTAATACCGCTGATGAGCTTATTGAAGCGTACGAAAATGTGAAGAAAAAAATTGATGCTAGAGTACCGCAGTTATTTGATGTGGCCCCTAAAGCGCCTTACATTGTTAAACCAGTAGAGGCTTATCGTGCTCAGTCTGCGGCGGGTGCTTCTTATGCAGCCCCAGCACCAGATGGTTCACGTCCGGGTATTTTTTATATCAATACTTTTAATTTAAAAGCACAACCTAAGTTTTTACTCGAAACACTCTCGATTCATGAAGCGGCACCTGGTCATCATTTTCAAATTGCTCTTCAACAAGAAATAGACGGTTTACCTGATTTTCGTAAATTTGGTGGGTATACGGTTTTTGCTGAAGGGTGGGCACTGTATGCAGAAAGTTTAGGAAAAGAGCTTGGATTATTTACCGATCCGTATATGTGGTATGGGCGTTTGGCTGACGAGCAATTACGGGCAATGCGTTTAGTACTCGATACTGGTTTTCATGCAAAAGGGTGGACGCGCGAGCAAGGTATACAATACATGCTTGCTAATTCATCAATGGCTGAGAGCGATGTAGTGGCAGAGGTTGAGCGTTATATTGCGTGGCCAGGGCAAGCACTTTCGTACAAATTAGGGGAGTTTAAAATTAAAGAACTTCGCGATTATTGTAAAAAAGAGCTAGGTTCTCAATTTGATATTAAAGCGTTTCATACGCAAATATTAATAGATGGCGCATTACCTATGCCTATTTTGGAGAAAAAAATAAAGCGTTGGGTGAAAACCCAGCGTTAA
- a CDS encoding YcgN family cysteine cluster protein, giving the protein MFDQQLANTQFWLTKSLSEMSQNEWEAICDGCGKCCLNTFIDSEDEDDFSPTDQLREGEQLIFTNIVCQYLDNNTCGCSEYENRQTLVPSCVKLTKENLKDIFFMPQSCSYRRLHEGRGLASWHPLLNNGDKTLMHDLGISVKDKTVKDSNVKLDDFDLYIAEWPTKDCD; this is encoded by the coding sequence ATGTTTGATCAACAGTTAGCAAATACACAGTTTTGGCTTACAAAAAGCTTGAGCGAAATGAGCCAAAATGAATGGGAAGCTATTTGCGATGGCTGTGGTAAATGTTGTTTAAATACGTTTATAGATAGTGAAGACGAAGACGATTTTTCCCCCACAGATCAGCTACGTGAAGGTGAACAGCTCATTTTCACAAATATTGTTTGTCAGTATTTAGATAATAATACCTGTGGGTGTAGCGAATACGAAAACCGCCAAACACTTGTCCCTTCTTGCGTAAAACTAACCAAAGAAAACCTTAAAGATATTTTCTTTATGCCGCAGAGCTGCAGTTACCGCCGCCTGCATGAAGGGCGTGGTTTAGCTTCGTGGCACCCGTTATTAAATAACGGCGATAAAACACTTATGCATGATCTCGGTATTTCAGTAAAAGATAAAACAGTCAAAGACAGTAATGTAAAATTAGATGATTTTGATTTATACATTGCTGAGTGGCCAACAAAGGATTGCGATTAA
- a CDS encoding RNA methyltransferase has translation MSKLKASIGLINPKSPTNVGGVLRAAGCYDAKQVYFTGNRYLNAQKFHTDTKNVVERIPLTSTDSLEKVKPEGATVVVVELIEGATPLPEFKHPENAFYVLGPEDGSVPKDVLKWCDEVVYIPTIGCMNLAATCNVVLYDRLSKLGGVKSSDDTIISSRDTNNKMKWVKPAL, from the coding sequence ATGAGCAAGTTAAAAGCGAGTATTGGTTTAATAAACCCGAAGAGCCCTACTAACGTTGGCGGTGTGTTACGAGCTGCTGGGTGTTACGACGCAAAGCAGGTTTATTTTACGGGTAATCGATACCTTAATGCGCAAAAATTTCATACCGATACTAAAAATGTGGTTGAACGTATTCCATTAACCTCTACTGATAGCCTAGAAAAAGTAAAACCTGAAGGGGCAACCGTTGTTGTTGTTGAGTTAATTGAAGGGGCTACACCGCTCCCTGAATTTAAGCACCCAGAAAATGCATTTTATGTTTTGGGCCCAGAAGACGGTTCTGTTCCTAAAGACGTACTAAAGTGGTGCGATGAAGTAGTTTACATTCCTACTATAGGGTGTATGAACTTAGCTGCAACCTGTAATGTAGTACTTTACGATAGGCTTTCTAAATTAGGTGGTGTTAAAAGCAGTGATGACACAATAATAAGTTCGCGTGACACCAATAATAAAATGAAATGGGTTAAACCTGCTTTATAA
- a CDS encoding substrate-binding periplasmic protein: protein MRIVVFLLSFISCFSFASQSVTFIHKNSLKTVEGQRYKSGLLYSAPNSKRTLHIVTLDWPPYISNDLCNKGWVYHFAVAVLNSQGYSVYLEFLPWARAVRNAELGKADILMPEYFIEDTAPSDYVNNKMRRELLGISNSFQGGNIVFLKRKNAPGIFTGNLNSLKGSTIGVVRGYQNTPEFDAMMDNEEFKVISAVNDLQLMQLLFAKRVDLIIGDPSVLTHSVTFSELNQSEKIALLNAVEQDGKPLHYNSLYFAISKLTPNWLGVLDDINQALYIFSNSGETERLINTVSEECAV from the coding sequence ATGCGCATTGTAGTCTTTTTGTTGTCCTTTATTAGTTGTTTTAGTTTCGCGAGTCAAAGCGTAACCTTCATTCATAAAAATAGCCTTAAAACTGTAGAAGGGCAGCGTTATAAATCGGGGCTTTTATATAGCGCCCCAAATAGTAAACGCACATTACATATTGTTACTTTAGATTGGCCGCCTTATATAAGTAACGACTTATGTAACAAAGGGTGGGTCTATCATTTTGCCGTTGCTGTTCTTAATAGTCAGGGTTACAGCGTTTATTTAGAATTTTTACCTTGGGCAAGAGCTGTGCGTAATGCGGAACTTGGAAAAGCCGATATTTTAATGCCTGAGTACTTTATTGAAGACACTGCGCCTTCAGACTATGTTAATAATAAAATGAGAAGAGAGCTGCTTGGTATTTCAAATTCGTTTCAAGGTGGAAATATTGTATTTCTAAAGCGAAAAAACGCACCTGGTATTTTTACAGGTAATCTAAACTCATTAAAAGGCTCAACAATAGGTGTTGTAAGAGGATATCAAAACACGCCTGAATTTGATGCCATGATGGATAATGAAGAGTTTAAAGTTATTAGTGCGGTAAACGATTTGCAGTTAATGCAATTACTTTTTGCCAAGCGGGTCGATCTTATTATAGGCGATCCTTCGGTGTTAACCCATTCAGTTACGTTTTCTGAGCTTAACCAAAGTGAAAAAATAGCACTGCTTAATGCTGTTGAGCAAGATGGCAAACCACTCCATTATAACTCATTGTATTTTGCTATAAGTAAGCTAACACCTAACTGGCTTGGAGTGCTAGATGATATAAATCAAGCCTTATATATATTTTCTAATAGCGGTGAAACTGAGCGTTTAATCAATACTGTTTCAGAAGAATGTGCAGTTTGA
- a CDS encoding sugar MFS transporter, with the protein MSTLNTHHDYGVNKQHNKNYLFPLTAMTTLFFLWGFITVLNDVLIPRLKGVFDLSYFEAMLVQFCFFGAYFIVSIPAGILVKQLGYKKGILTGLIIASIGCMLFYPAVVVHEYWLFLGALFVLAAGITVLQVSANPYVAALGPDKTASSRLNLAQALNALGTTVGPYVGGILFFGTAGTLAASAASAESVKVPYLMLAAALLLIAIVFAFIKLPEIEAHKEDSTDTETRSLMQAPHLTMGVVAIFCYVGGEVAIGSFLVNYFGEAHIAGLEEHAAAALISYYWGGAMVGRFVGSALLQKIAPSKAIAFNAISVIALLLITIFTQGDVALYSVLAIGLFNSIMFPTIFSVAIEKLGPLTSKGSGWLCLAIVGGALVPLLQGYIADTVNIQDSFFVPMVCYVFIAWYGLNAVRLAKKW; encoded by the coding sequence ATGAGCACACTGAACACACATCACGATTATGGCGTTAATAAACAGCACAACAAAAATTATCTGTTTCCCCTAACTGCAATGACAACCCTGTTTTTTTTATGGGGTTTTATTACAGTATTAAATGATGTATTGATTCCACGATTAAAAGGCGTATTTGATCTTAGCTACTTTGAGGCAATGCTAGTGCAGTTTTGCTTTTTTGGTGCCTATTTCATTGTATCTATTCCCGCTGGTATTTTAGTTAAACAGCTTGGTTATAAAAAAGGTATTTTAACGGGGCTTATTATTGCTTCGATTGGTTGTATGCTTTTTTACCCTGCAGTAGTAGTGCATGAGTATTGGTTGTTTTTAGGCGCATTGTTCGTGCTTGCTGCTGGTATAACCGTATTGCAAGTATCAGCTAATCCATACGTTGCGGCTCTTGGTCCTGATAAAACCGCCTCTTCACGATTAAACTTAGCACAAGCGCTTAATGCCTTGGGTACTACAGTAGGGCCTTACGTAGGAGGTATTCTCTTTTTCGGTACTGCTGGTACATTGGCTGCGTCTGCTGCATCGGCAGAATCAGTAAAAGTGCCTTATTTAATGTTGGCTGCAGCACTTTTATTAATTGCCATTGTGTTTGCATTTATAAAGTTACCTGAAATTGAAGCCCATAAGGAAGACAGTACAGACACCGAAACTCGCTCTTTAATGCAAGCACCTCACCTTACTATGGGGGTTGTAGCAATATTTTGTTATGTAGGCGGTGAAGTAGCTATAGGTAGCTTTTTAGTTAATTACTTTGGTGAAGCACACATTGCTGGGCTTGAAGAGCATGCTGCTGCGGCACTTATTAGTTATTATTGGGGCGGAGCAATGGTTGGGCGTTTTGTAGGCTCTGCGTTGTTACAAAAAATTGCGCCTTCTAAAGCAATTGCCTTTAATGCTATCAGTGTTATTGCGTTGTTATTAATCACTATTTTTACACAAGGTGATGTCGCTTTGTATTCAGTATTGGCAATCGGGTTGTTTAATTCAATTATGTTTCCAACTATATTTTCTGTTGCGATTGAAAAATTAGGCCCGTTAACCAGTAAAGGCTCTGGTTGGCTATGTTTAGCGATTGTAGGTGGTGCATTAGTACCTTTACTACAAGGGTATATTGCCGATACCGTAAATATTCAAGATAGCTTTTTCGTGCCTATGGTATGTTACGTATTTATAGCTTGGTATGGTTTAAATGCTGTTCGTTTAGCTAAAAAATGGTAA